Proteins from a genomic interval of Benincasa hispida cultivar B227 chromosome 7, ASM972705v1, whole genome shotgun sequence:
- the LOC120081178 gene encoding protein C2-DOMAIN ABA-RELATED 10-like, whose product MSNRGGLLRIRLLRGHNLAIRDAPTRSSDPYVVITCANQKFKSRVVKKNCNPEWNEEFTLSIADINTPIKLAVFDKDRFTKDDGMGDAEIDIKPYIECMNMGLENLPNGCVVKRVQPSRSNSLADESPCVWNDGKIIQDMTLRLQNVECGEIMIQIQLFNVSIFKGRRTYSLA is encoded by the exons atgagcAATCGGGGTGGACTCCTTCGAATTCGCCTGTTGCGAGGCCACAATCTCGCCATTCGCGATGCTCCAACTCGTAGCAGCGATCCCTACGTCGTCATCACCTGCGCTAACCAG AAATTCAAATCTCGCGTGGTGAAAAAGAACTGCAATCCAGAATGGAACGAGGAATTCACACTTTCGATTGCAGATATCAACACACCAATCAAATTA GCGGTGTTCGACAAAGATAGATTCACAAAGGACGATGGAATGGGCGATGCCGAGATCGACATAAAACCATACATAGAATGTATGAATATGGGATTAGAGAATCTCCCAAATGGTTGTGTAGTGAAAAGAGTTCAACCAAGCAGATCAAACAGCCTTGCAGATGAGAGCCCTTGTGTTTGGAATGATGGTAAGATCATCCAAGACATGACTCTTAGATTGCAGAATGTTGAATGTGGTGAGATCATGATCCAGATTCAGTTGTTCAATGTTTCTATTTTCAAAGGCCGACGAACCTACTCTTTAGCCTGA